Proteins encoded within one genomic window of Flavobacterium oreochromis:
- a CDS encoding glycosyltransferase family 2 protein, producing MRNSKIAIIIPYYNAGKQIVDVISQIPSFIHTVVIINDKSPDVFPEKKILENLNNQVKIVYLNNDTNIGVGGATIKGFLYAIDNDFQIVIKVDADNQMDLKYLPDLIEPLQKGKSQMAKGNRFRDINALSKMPFIRRIGNLVLSFITKMATGYWHNFDPTNGYFAVHVNTLKKINFNNLANRYFFETSLLSEMYFTGAKIKDISMPAIYADEKSQMKLWKIPFEFSFKLMKLFVKRIIKQYFLYDFNIGSVYLFFGLPLFFFGIIYGIYNWVYYYTKQILAPTGTIMIITLSIILGFQMLLQAIQFDISQAPKVNEEN from the coding sequence ATGAGGAATAGCAAAATAGCAATTATAATACCTTACTATAATGCAGGAAAACAAATAGTTGATGTTATTTCTCAAATTCCTAGTTTTATTCATACCGTAGTTATTATTAATGATAAAAGTCCTGATGTCTTTCCAGAAAAAAAAATTTTAGAAAATCTTAATAATCAAGTAAAAATTGTTTATTTAAATAATGATACCAATATAGGAGTTGGTGGTGCTACTATTAAAGGATTTTTATATGCAATAGATAATGATTTTCAGATTGTTATTAAAGTAGATGCTGATAATCAAATGGATTTAAAATATTTGCCTGATTTAATAGAACCATTACAAAAAGGAAAAAGTCAAATGGCAAAAGGAAATCGTTTTAGAGATATTAATGCGTTATCCAAAATGCCTTTTATTAGAAGAATAGGAAACCTAGTCCTGTCTTTTATTACAAAAATGGCTACAGGTTATTGGCATAATTTTGATCCTACTAACGGTTATTTTGCAGTTCATGTTAATACACTCAAAAAGATAAATTTTAATAATCTAGCCAACAGATACTTCTTTGAAACATCATTACTTTCAGAAATGTATTTTACAGGGGCTAAAATAAAAGATATTTCAATGCCTGCTATTTATGCAGATGAAAAGTCACAAATGAAACTTTGGAAAATACCTTTTGAGTTTAGTTTTAAATTAATGAAGCTATTTGTTAAGAGAATTATAAAACAATATTTTTTATATGATTTTAATATAGGTTCAGTATATCTGTTTTTTGGATTACCTCTTTTTTTCTTTGGTATTATATACGGAATTTATAATTGGGTCTATTATTATACCAAACAAATTTTAGCTCCTACAGGAACTATTATGATCATTACACTTTCAATTATACTTGGTTTCCAAATGTTATTACAAGCTATTCAATTTGATATATCTCAAGCTCCAAAAGTAAATGAAGAAAATTAA